A genomic region of Trifolium pratense cultivar HEN17-A07 linkage group LG3, ARS_RC_1.1, whole genome shotgun sequence contains the following coding sequences:
- the LOC123915094 gene encoding uncharacterized protein LOC123915094 has protein sequence MDFTNRNWMYDRHNPGKRGRVKEEFKIGVEMFINTVKYNDIVIREGGIRCPCVLCRCTRIRSEDEIRSHLYKKGFQPNYWVWSSHGEGCSTTVPVNQNRASSSVFQPVVVPEYYHQHYDPFNEMDNMITNALGFNTPIYVPNDVDDPADDEYDADVNVERPNEEAQRFFDLLKETNTPLCEGSRDSKLTVCIRLLGIKSECLVSEYTMDLITKLMLDITILWSMLWCILHTRLDLVGRFNIDGCTRLKGSWVMQNVP, from the coding sequence ATGGATTTTACCAATCGTAATTGGATGTACGATAGACATAATCCTGGAAAGAGGGGCCGGGTTAAAGAggaatttaaaataggggtcgaaatgtttatcaatacagtaaaatataatgacattgtgatacgtgaagggggaattagatgtccgtgtgtactttgtcgatgtacaagaatacggagcgaagatgaaattaggtctcatttatataaaaagggattCCAACCTAATTATTGGGTTTGGTCAAGTCATGGCGAGGGATGTTCCACGACTGTTCCCGTGAATCAAAATCGTGCTTCAAGCAGTGTTTTTCAGCCCGTTGTTGTTCCCGAATATTATCATCAGCATTATGATCCGTTTAATGAGATGGACAATATGATAACTAATGCCCTTGGGTTTAATACGCCGATTTATGTGCCAAATGATGTCGACGACCCTGCTGATGATGAATATGACGCTGATGTTAACGTCGAGAGACCAAATGAGGAAGCCCAGCGattttttgatcttttgaaaGAGACAAATACACCGTTGTGTGAAGGCTCTCGAGACTCAAAGTTAACGGTGTGTATTAGACTTTTGGGTATCAAGTCTGAATGTCTTGTTTCAGAATACACCATGGACTTGATAACGAAACTGATGTTGGATATAACAATTCTATGGAGCATGTTGTGGTGCATCTTGCATACGAGGCTAGACTTGGTGGGCCGGTTCAATATAGATGGATGTACCCGTTTGAAAGGTTCATGGGTTATGCAAAACGTGCCGTGA